The Sulfurovum zhangzhouensis genome includes the window TTCCATCTTGATTATCTGCTTCGCGTAGTCAATTTTTGTGATACCTATAGTCTGCCATATGATATCGAACGTATCAAGTATACTAGACACTTTATCCCTGTATTTATCGATACAAACCTTCAGAGTACAGGTCAAGGGAAAAGTGACCGCGTAGCGATCTTCACAGATAACCTTGACGATATCAGCCGTGCGAGAGAGTATATCAAACGTTCGAACAACTGGGTGAAGAGTATAGTCCTTACCCCTCCTAAAACAAAAATAGAAGGGATCGATCGTCCACACTGGTTTGAAACCGAAGATGAACTAAAAGATATACTCAAAAATATCCATTTCAACTACGCATTTATCTATAAAGCGGATAGAAGCATTTTAAATACGATTAAAGAAGAGTATAGTCTTTTCTAATAGATACACATACTTCTTCTTTTGTTGTATGTGTAGTCATTCTTACTGACAAATACCATATTTTATTTCAAAAAAATCACTATAGATATAGAAGGTAAACAATTCTACCCAATTAAAGAAGTGTAGAATGAATTAGACAAGAGAGAGATCCCCCCCTTCTTTGGAGGGGAAAAGTTTTGGATCAAATAAAATTAAAATGTGTATGTTGCACCGATACTGATCGCATCTACTACTACATCACTATTTACAACTGCACCATCCAAACCTTTATCATTATACATGTTTGTATAATCTACGAACACACCAATATGATCTGTCACTGCATATTCTGCACCGATACCCCATTGTAGACCGCTCTCAGTGTACTCTGAACCATCATCAAATTTCACTTGTCCGTATCCAAGTAATCCATAGATATTAAACTCTTCTGTTACAGGATACATCGCTTTTGCGTAAAGACCGATATTGCTCATATCAGCGTTGATATCAGATTCTTTACCGTTATCATAGGTAATATCACCTACGTTCATTGTATATCTTCCCTCTACTCCGATATACTCATTGAAGTTATAACCGCCTTTGAAGAGTACTGAGTGAGCAGTAAAATCCTCGTTAGTATCGTCAATGTTCATATTCATATATGAATAACCAAGACCGACATGGAATTTACCAGGCATAGCATCTGAAACTTCAGGAACATTTACATATGGTTCTACCGGAGAGATATCTCCTCCTGCCACTGAGAATGTACTTAAAGAGATGATTGCGATCAATGACATTGTAATGTTTTTCATTGTTTTCCTTATTAGGTTAAATCGTGCAAATTGCGGCGAGATTATAAGGCTGAAAATCAAAAAAGTCAATAGAAAATCAACACTTTATAAAAAAATTTTTTGTGCATTTAAAGTGTAAATTCATGAGTCTAAAATAGCACCATACACATAGAGTTTTAACATTATTAAACATACAAAAATAAGTGATAGATATCAGCTAGATAAATTATATGAAAATATATTAATAGATAATACCTATTGTTTATTTCCTCCTTCTCAGGTGTCTCTTATACTTATTCCTTATACTTATTTATGTAGAAAGGATACCATTGAAACCGATTCAGGTAAAAAATGATCTAATCAATATTGTTTTTTAAAAAAATTTGCTCAGATGCAAATGTACTGTTGTTATAGAATCTTTTATCTCATTAGGGGAAGATATGATCAATTACATAGATCAAAGATACACATCATGAAACTTACACATATTATCACCGATATCATCTTTTTTTATATTGATGGGTTTAAACAGATGAAAGTAGGAAAAAAACTTTGGCTGTTGATTGGGATCAAACTTCTGGTCCTCTTTGGCATCATAAAGTTTTTTTTCTTCCCGAATTATTTACAAACGACCTATGATAACGATGAGTCACGCAGTGCGTATCTCATAGAATATCTTACAAAGGAGAGATGATGATCAAAACAGCTAAGGATAGAACATGGAAATGATGCAGACAGAACTTATTGATTGGTCAAGGGCACAGTTCGCACTGACTGCACTTTACCACTTTTTATTTGTACCTTTAACACTTGGGCTCTCATTTATTGTAGCCATTATGGAGACAATCTATGTAAAGACCGGGGATGCGAAATGGAAAACCATTACCAAGTTTTGGATGACCCTCTTTGCGATCAATTTTGCCATTGGTGTGGCAACAGGTCTTATTATGGAATTTGAGTTTGGTACGAACTGGGCGAACTACTCATGGTTCGTTGGGGACATTTTTGGTGCTCCGCTTGCAGTAGAGGGAATCTTGGCATTCTTTATGGAGTCGGCCTTTTTTGCAGTAATGTTCTTTGGATGGAATAAAGTTTCAAAAAGCTTTCACCTGCTCTCAACCTGGCTTGTAGCAGTGGGATCAAACCTTTCAGCATTCTGGATCCTTGTAGCCAACGGTTGGATGCAATATCCTGTTGGAATGGAGTTCAATCCGGATACAGTGCGTAATGAAATGGCAAATTTCTGGGATGTCGCTCTCTCTCCAGTAGCTATTGCCAAATTTTTACATACGATCGGAAGCGGTTATGTGATCGGTGCCCTGTTTGTCATCGGTATATCTGCTTGGATGATACTCAAAAAACGTGATGTATTGGAAGCCAAACGTTCTATGGTAGTAGGTGCAAGTTTTGGTCTGCTTGTTTCAATATTTCTTATCCTAAGCGGTGATGAGTCTGCACACCAGGTTGCTCAACAACAACCGGTAAAACTTGCAGCAATGGAAGGGCACTATAAAGGGTTAAAGCGTGCAGGGATCATTGCTGTAGGTATTCTGAACCCTGATAAAAAGATCGGAGATGATATACATCCATTCTATGGGGATATCGAGATCCCTTATGCCCTCTCTTTTCTAGGTTACCATGATATTGATGCATTTGTACCTGGGCTGGATGATCTGGTACTGGGAAATGAAGAATACGGCATAGAAAGTGCAGCCTCAAAAATAGAAAAAGGTAAAATAGCTGTAAAAGCGCTTCAAGCGTATAAAGAAGCTAAACAATCCGATGATCAGACAGCAATGTCAGAAAGCAGAAAACTCTTAAAAGAGTATATGCCTTACTTTGGTTACGGATACCTTGAAAAACCGACTGATATTGTTCCGCCGATTGCCCTTACTTTCTATAGTTTTCACATTATGGTTGCTCTGGGTACATGGTTCATTATTCTGTTTTTGATCGTTCTTTACCTTACTATGGCCAACGATATCACACGCTTTAGAAAAATACTCTGGCTGACATTATGGAGCATACCTCTAGGTTACATCGCAGCAGAAGCCGGATGGATTGTGGCAGAAGTCGGTAGACAGCCTTGGGCTATCCAGGATCTTATGCCGGTGGGTATCGCTGCAACACATATCGATGCAGGTAATGTTCAGGTATCCTTCTGGCTCTTTGCCCTGCTCTTTACAGTACTGCTTATCGCAGAGATTAAAATCATGCTGCGGCAGATTGCATATGGTATTAAAGGAGGTCACTAATGTTTGAAACACTTTCACTTCATTCACTTCAGGTTTATTGGTGGATCATTATTTCACTGCTCGGCGGTCTGTTTGTTTTTATCATGTTCATCCAAGGTGGTCAGACACTGCTCAATCAACTTTCAACAACAGATGACGAAAAAACAATGCTGGTGAACTCACTTGGGCGTAAATGGGAACTTGGATTTACTACACTGGTACTTTTTGGTGGCGCACTCTTTGCAGCATTTCCAAAGTTTTATGCGACAAGTTTCGGTGGCGCATACTGGCTATGGTTGGGGATACTCTTCTCTTTTATTATCCAGGCAGTCTCTTATGAGTATAGAAAGAAAGAAGGAAACCTCCTCGGTTCTAAAACCTATGAAACATTTCTTTATATTAACGGAAGTGTGGGAACTATTCTATTAGGGATTGCCATCAGTACATTTTTCAGCGGTGCTTCATTTACGATCGATGACAATAACTTCGTACACTGGAGTATCGCTACACGCGGTTTAGAAGCACTAATGGAACCGCTAAACTATTTGCTTGCATTTGCAATGTTATTCCTTGTTCGCATTATCGGAGGGATGTACTTTTTAAATAATATAGACCACGAGCCGATCCGTACCAGAACACGTCTCATGATCAAAAGAAACATCATCTACTTTCTACCTTTTTTCCTTGGATTTGTAGGGTGGGTACTACTTAAAGAGGGGTATACATATGATCCAGAGACTCTCAAAGTCTCTATGGTTTCCATGCACCATCTAACTACTTTTATTGAACTACCGTATTTAGCCGGGATGTTTTTGGTTGGTGTCGTGATGGTTCTAGTAGCAGTATTTAACTCCGTATTTAGAGCAAAAAACTGTTGTATCTTTACTGCAGGGATCGGAACTGTACTCACAGTAATGGCTCTATTGTTAAATGTGGGACTGAACCATACGATTTTTTATCCGTCTTCCACTGATCTGCAAAGTTCACTCAGCATTGTCAATTCATCAGGAAGCCATTATACACTGACAGCGATGTCTTATGCTTCATTGATGGTACCCTTTGTTCTGGCATATATCGCCTATGTTTGGTATGCAATGGACAGAGTCAAAATTACTCAAGAGGAAATCACCTCTTCAGATGAACACCACTATTAAGAAGGAATCATTTATGGAATATACCACTTCACTATTATGGCTGCTTACATGGCCGCTGATTATTTTTTTAGGATATAAGTTTACGGCATTTAACCTCAAGTATTTCCGGGAACTAGAAAAACTTGAAGAGGATCAATAGATCAAAAAAGACAATCAAGAGTTATCTTGATGGTCTTATCTAAAATGTATGGCAATAACAAAACTACTATGCGACAGGACAAACAAAATAACGCATATTAACTTCATTTAGACTATCACTCCAACCGATATAAACAGTATGTTCATTCTTGGTTACTTTCTTATACTTATCAAGGAAATAGTGACTTAACAGTTTTTCAATATCTAAAGAGACAGGTACACTGACCATCCAGACAAATCCTAACTTCTTTAATACCGGGACTTCTTTACTGCTTCGCATCAGATCTCTTAGTTCTGACTCAATTTTACAGATATCTTCCTCTTGGTATTGAGATATTTCAACTACTGCTTTCAAGTTTCCCGGATTTTCTATCTTCTTCCAATAGTCATGAGGTCGTTTTTCTTTAAAAAGATAGGATGATTTGTTGATGCCGTCTAAACACATGATACTTACCTCTTTGAGATAATCTGGAGCATGATTTCTCATCAGGCTAATGGTATGTTCACTATACTCTTGAGGTGTAAAACCGTCTTTGTCCAACATTCCCTCACTCTCCATCCATGATATCACCTTCTCGTCGTTAATACGCCTTTTTTCATGTACCACGGCTACAGGATAGTTTTCATGCCAGACATACGAGGAGTTTTGATTGAGGACATGGAACATTGATCCTTCAGTAGATAATGCATTCATTAAAGCATCAATAATATCTTGCATACATTTTCCTTTTTAACTCAAAATAAGACAGTTATGCTTTCAAAAAGCTTGAATCTCATGTATCTAAATAAAAAGAAATGTAAACTGATCAAATATAGAAGTATCTTCAGTAATTGAAGGTGATTACAGAATGTCTCTCAGCACCATTGCATAGTGCAGTACCCATAGATTGAGTAGAAGTATTCCCATTGATGAACCACGGGAAAGAAGCTTTTGTATCAATGTTTTTTCTTTATAAATGGTCATCAATGAAATTGTCATATGGATAGCTGTCATAAGGATAATGACAGCAACGATATAAAGTTTCATACGTAGTGCATCCATCACTTCATTACTGATATCAGAAAAGAGAATAGTCAGTAAACCATTCTGATCGATCATCAAATAACCGGTAATAAGAAGGATAATAAGTGCCACCACTTCGAAATATCCATAGATTGGACCGATACGAGGATAGACCTCGTTTTGACCTTCTTTATCTCTTAGGCTCACTCCAAGAATGAACATAAAGATCGCTCCTCCGATCCATGAGATTGCAGCGATCAGGTGAAGGTGAAGGAACCAGGCTGACATTAGCTATCTAACTTCAATACCGCCATGAAAGCTTCTTGCGGTACTTCTACCTTACCGATAGCTTTCATACGCTTTTTACCTGCTTTTTGCTTCTCAAGAAGTTTACGCTTACGAGTGATATCCCCTCCGTAACATTTTGCAGTCACGTTTTTACCCATTGATTTAACGTTTGAACGTGCAATGACATTGTTACCGATACTCGCTTGTATCGCTACTTCAAAAAGCTGTCTTGGGATTAGCTCTTTAAGCTGGTTTACAAATGCTAGCCCTCTGCTTCGTGCTTTCTCTTCAGGAACAATGATAGAAAGTGAATCTACTATCTCTCCGGCAACACGGATATCAAGTTTTACAAGTTTACCGGGTCTAAATCCTATCGGCTCATAGTCAAAACTTGCATAGCCCTTTGTTGTTGACTTCAATTTATCATAGAAGTCCATCACGATCTCGTTCATTGGGATATCATACTCCATCAATACACGTGTCTCATTGAGGTAGTCCATCTTTATCTGTATACCCCGACGGCTGGTCAACAGCGTAATGAGGTTTCCTACGAATTCCTGAGGAGTAAGGATCGTTGCTTTAACATATGGTTCATAGATCGTGTCTATCTTTTGAGGCTCAGGTAATTCACTAGGGTTTTGGATCTCTACCTCAGTACCATCAGTCTTTTTAACACGGTAAACAACTGTCGGTGCTGTTGCGATCAGATCAAGGTCAAATTCACGCTCCAAACGTTCCTTGACTACTTCCATGTGAAGCATTCCGAGGAAACCGGTTCTAAATCCAGAACCAAGTGCCATGGAACTTTCAGGCTCAAAGCTCAGTGAAGAGTCATTGAGTTTGAGTTTGTTGAGTGCGTCACGAAGATCTTCAAACTTGTCTGTCTCGATCGGGTAAATCCCAGCAAATACAAACGGTTTTGCCGGTTCAAATCCGGCAACAGGTTGAGCTGTAGGGTTCTTTGCAGTGGTGATCGTATCCCCTACCTGAATAGCGTCTACTGTTTTTAATCCCAAGACCACAATACCGATCTCACCTGTTCTAATCTCTTTGGTTTTGATCGGTGCGATAGGGTTTGGATACATTAGATCAAGTACCTGGTGGTCCTGCTTAGTACCCATAACACGCATCATCTCGCCCTTTTTGATACTGCCGTCAAATACACGGACTAGAGCCAATGCTCCAAGGTAGTTGTCAAACCAGCTGTCATAGATCAGCGCTTTACACGGGGCATTCTCATCACCCTGTGGGGCAGGTACACGCTCAACAATCGCATCGATAAGTTCAGGGACCCCAAGTCCCGTCTTAGCCGAAACAAGGTTATGTTCAGTTGCATCGATACCGATAGCTTCTTCAAGTTCACCTAGAACTCTGTCAGGATCAGCTGCAGGAAGATCGATCTTGTTCACAACAGGTAAAAGCTCAAGATCGTTCTCAATCGCGATATAGACATTGGCAATAGTTTGAGCTTCCACACCTTGCGCTGCATCAACGATCAGCAATGCACCATCAGATGATGCCAAAGAACGGCTTACTTCGTAAGAGAAATCCACGTGACCCGGAGTGTCGATAAGGTTGAGGATATACTCTTCTCCATTCTTAGTATAGTTAAGTCTTACAGACTGCGCCTTGATCGTAATTCCACGCTCTTTTTCAATGTCCATCGTATCCATGACCTGTGCAGACATCTGTCTGTCAGAAACTGCACCACAGTGCTGGATAATACGGTCAGCCAAGGTAGACTTACCATGGTCAATATGAGCGATGATAGAGAAATTACGAATATGTGATTGAGGTATCTCTTTTGCCAATTTTTTTCCTTAAGTAGGCAAATGCTTTGCCTTACTTGAATTTAATGTAAACTAAATTTAGTTTATTTTAAAGCAGTTAACCGTATGGTCCCGCTACTGAAGCAAACCCAGTGTTAACAATCTCTTGTAAATAAAGTTGCCTAAATGGCAAGTTTTTTACAAGAGACAAACTTCCAAACAATTAAAAAATATATTAATTTGTCTCAAACAGAGAGTTAACACTCTCATTGTTATGAACACGTCTGATCACTTCTCCCAGCATTCTAGCAGTAGAAAGAACTTTGATCTTTGGTGACTCTTTATGCATCGGGATTGTATTTGATACAACTAGTTCATCTAGTTCACCCTCTTCTATACGATCAAATGCAGGGCCGGAAAGAACCGGGTGTGTACAACATGCCATTACCGATGTTGCCCCGAGTTTTTTAAGTGCTGCTGCAGCTTTTACCATTGTACCTGCAGTATCCACCATATCATCGATAAGGATCACATCTTTACCATCTACATTTCCGATGACA containing:
- a CDS encoding porin family protein: MKNITMSLIAIISLSTFSVAGGDISPVEPYVNVPEVSDAMPGKFHVGLGYSYMNMNIDDTNEDFTAHSVLFKGGYNFNEYIGVEGRYTMNVGDITYDNGKESDINADMSNIGLYAKAMYPVTEEFNIYGLLGYGQVKFDDGSEYTESGLQWGIGAEYAVTDHIGVFVDYTNMYNDKGLDGAVVNSDVVVDAISIGATYTF
- a CDS encoding DUF4492 domain-containing protein, coding for MKLTHIITDIIFFYIDGFKQMKVGKKLWLLIGIKLLVLFGIIKFFFFPNYLQTTYDNDESRSAYLIEYLTKER
- the cydB gene encoding cytochrome d ubiquinol oxidase subunit II; the encoded protein is MFETLSLHSLQVYWWIIISLLGGLFVFIMFIQGGQTLLNQLSTTDDEKTMLVNSLGRKWELGFTTLVLFGGALFAAFPKFYATSFGGAYWLWLGILFSFIIQAVSYEYRKKEGNLLGSKTYETFLYINGSVGTILLGIAISTFFSGASFTIDDNNFVHWSIATRGLEALMEPLNYLLAFAMLFLVRIIGGMYFLNNIDHEPIRTRTRLMIKRNIIYFLPFFLGFVGWVLLKEGYTYDPETLKVSMVSMHHLTTFIELPYLAGMFLVGVVMVLVAVFNSVFRAKNCCIFTAGIGTVLTVMALLLNVGLNHTIFYPSSTDLQSSLSIVNSSGSHYTLTAMSYASLMVPFVLAYIAYVWYAMDRVKITQEEITSSDEHHY
- the lepA gene encoding translation elongation factor 4, whose translation is MAKEIPQSHIRNFSIIAHIDHGKSTLADRIIQHCGAVSDRQMSAQVMDTMDIEKERGITIKAQSVRLNYTKNGEEYILNLIDTPGHVDFSYEVSRSLASSDGALLIVDAAQGVEAQTIANVYIAIENDLELLPVVNKIDLPAADPDRVLGELEEAIGIDATEHNLVSAKTGLGVPELIDAIVERVPAPQGDENAPCKALIYDSWFDNYLGALALVRVFDGSIKKGEMMRVMGTKQDHQVLDLMYPNPIAPIKTKEIRTGEIGIVVLGLKTVDAIQVGDTITTAKNPTAQPVAGFEPAKPFVFAGIYPIETDKFEDLRDALNKLKLNDSSLSFEPESSMALGSGFRTGFLGMLHMEVVKERLEREFDLDLIATAPTVVYRVKKTDGTEVEIQNPSELPEPQKIDTIYEPYVKATILTPQEFVGNLITLLTSRRGIQIKMDYLNETRVLMEYDIPMNEIVMDFYDKLKSTTKGYASFDYEPIGFRPGKLVKLDIRVAGEIVDSLSIIVPEEKARSRGLAFVNQLKELIPRQLFEVAIQASIGNNVIARSNVKSMGKNVTAKCYGGDITRKRKLLEKQKAGKKRMKAIGKVEVPQEAFMAVLKLDS
- a CDS encoding cytochrome ubiquinol oxidase subunit I; amino-acid sequence: MQTELIDWSRAQFALTALYHFLFVPLTLGLSFIVAIMETIYVKTGDAKWKTITKFWMTLFAINFAIGVATGLIMEFEFGTNWANYSWFVGDIFGAPLAVEGILAFFMESAFFAVMFFGWNKVSKSFHLLSTWLVAVGSNLSAFWILVANGWMQYPVGMEFNPDTVRNEMANFWDVALSPVAIAKFLHTIGSGYVIGALFVIGISAWMILKKRDVLEAKRSMVVGASFGLLVSIFLILSGDESAHQVAQQQPVKLAAMEGHYKGLKRAGIIAVGILNPDKKIGDDIHPFYGDIEIPYALSFLGYHDIDAFVPGLDDLVLGNEEYGIESAASKIEKGKIAVKALQAYKEAKQSDDQTAMSESRKLLKEYMPYFGYGYLEKPTDIVPPIALTFYSFHIMVALGTWFIILFLIVLYLTMANDITRFRKILWLTLWSIPLGYIAAEAGWIVAEVGRQPWAIQDLMPVGIAATHIDAGNVQVSFWLFALLFTVLLIAEIKIMLRQIAYGIKGGH